Genomic DNA from Acuticoccus sp. MNP-M23:
GCGCGTCCGGTGTTCTGGGTGGAGGCGGTGCTTCTCGTCATGTTCGGGCTGCGGCTGTCCTTCGTTGCGGACGGATTGCGAAGGGTTGCAGGCACAATTTTTGTGCTCCTTGCTGCGGCCTATCCGGCACTCGGCGTTGTCGCCGGGCGTCCACTCAACGCGGCGGAGGTGGTGGGGATCGCACCGGACCCGACCGCGGTTGCAACGCTCGGGCTTCTCCTTCTCGCGCGGCCTTCCTGGCGGGTCGGGCTCCTCGCCATCGTTCCCGCCGGGTGGCTTCTGGTGAGCGCGGCAACGCTTCTCACCATGGGTTCGGCGACCGGGTGGCTCGCGCTTGGCGCAGCGATTGTCGCAACCACGGTCATGTCCGCCAGCGCCGTCTGGCCAAACGGCTCGAAGGAAACACCGCGATGACACCGGCCACGCTACACCGCCGCGCCGTGCTGGCGGGACTTGCCGGTTGCGCCACCATTGCGGCGACCGGGAGCGCCACCGCCACGGCGGACGATCCCCTTACCGCCATTGCGGCTGAGGCAGACGCGCTGGAGCAGCTTCGCGCCATTGTGGTTGTCAAGGACGGGGAGGAGCGCCTTGCCCGCGCCTTCCGCGGTCCGGACCTCGACAGGCCCGTCAACGTCAAGTCGGTGTCGAAGTCGATTGTGGCGCTGATGACCGGGATCGCCATCGACCGCGGGCTCATCGGCAGCGTCGACGCAACGCTCGGAGAGCTGATCCCCGGCCTCATTCCGGGCGATGCGGACCCGCGGGTGCAAACCATCACCGTGGAAGACCTGTTGACGATGCGGGCGGGGCTCGAACGCACGTCCGGCCCCAATTATGGCGCGTGGGTCGCCAGCCCCAACTGGGTGCGTTACGCGCTGTCGCGGCCGTTCGTGTCGG
This window encodes:
- a CDS encoding DUF6064 family protein gives rise to the protein METWLTYSPQDFLLFSAETYWRLFALANQSVWPLAAVAPLLLLGLCLALLSGAGRSGVAAILALGAGWVVVAEIFLARYYAPINMIAAYARPVFWVEAVLLVMFGLRLSFVADGLRRVAGTIFVLLAAAYPALGVVAGRPLNAAEVVGIAPDPTAVATLGLLLLARPSWRVGLLAIVPAGWLLVSAATLLTMGSATGWLALGAAIVATTVMSASAVWPNGSKETPR